In Lagopus muta isolate bLagMut1 chromosome 29, bLagMut1 primary, whole genome shotgun sequence, one genomic interval encodes:
- the LOC125685933 gene encoding uncharacterized protein LOC125685933: protein MHYYGERYKQLYLPGSSYVTESHQHCTSQPDACSTTCHPLSIIKSPMPRWQSYVQPFTYVCSQPSVTHSTLLPCQPCVQQCVMLCPEPCETTRLLPCRKPSVRLSPAPALQSCENGHLEKKRVAKSLPPCAPRCPEPGKLKFPPCGIRYSSSCKDECRSRKVSRCLSQRYGAENRCLQGMTSGYSLPLRGVTECPPQQCVTQCFLEEYISPFPHQKCSKGYPTQECITTCTPQQVPKCPPGSGAKVSSSQQRLAKCSLLQEGAKHKSSSTQHINKSKCLHPCAIQRSPRHHAGDVKRSSHSKKSRCASKCLW from the coding sequence ATGCACTATTATGGGGAGAGGTACAAACAACTGTACCTGCCGGGCTCCAGCTACGTCACCGAAAGCCACCAGCATTGCACATCCCAACCTGATGCATGCAGCACCACATGCCACCCGCTGAGCATCATCAAGAGCCCAATGCCCAGATGGCAGAGCTACGTGCAGCCTTTCACCTAcgtgtgctcacagcccagcgTGACCCACAGCacgctgctgccctgccagccctgtgTGCAGCAGTGTGTCATGCTGTGTCCGGAGCCCTGTGAGACCACACgtctgctgccctgcagaaagCCCAGCGTGCggctcagccctgctccagctctgcagtccTGTGAGAACGGCCACTTGGAGAAGAAACGCGTGGCCAAGAGCCTCCCACCCTGTGCTCCACGGTGCCCAGAGCCAGGCAAACTCAAGTTCCCACCATGTGGGATCAGGTATTCATCCTCCTGCAAGGATGAGTGCAGGTCAAGGAAGGTTTCCAGGTGCCTGTCACAGCGGTATGGTGCAGAGAACCGCTGTCTGCAGGGGATGACCAGCGGCTATTCCCTGCCACTTCGGGGGGTCACCGAGTGCCCCCCGCAGCAGTGTGTGACACAGTGCTTCCTGGAGGAGTACATCAGCCCCTTCCCCCACCAGAAGTGCTCCAAGGGGTACCCAACGCAGGAGTGCATCACCACCTGCACCCCACAGCAGGTGCCCAAATGCCCCCCTGGGAGTGGGGCGAAGGTGAGCTCATCCCAGCAGCGCCTGGCCAAGTGCtcgctgctgcaggagggagccAAGCATAAGAGCTCATCGACTCAGCACATCAACAAGTCCAAGTGCCTCCACCCATGTGCCATCCAGCGCTCACCGCGGCACCATGCGGGGGATGTGAAGCGTTCGAGCCACTCCAAGAAGAGCCGCTGTGCTTCCAAATGTCTCTGGTGA